In a genomic window of Clostridia bacterium:
- the spo0A gene encoding sporulation transcription factor Spo0A, translating to MQKIKLGIVEDSPQITGMLKDYFQNEEDFEIVMTATDGLEAVAKIEQFRPHVVVLDIVLPELDGFGVMEEVKGYTPKYLILSALSQESFISKALKLGASYYMIKPFDFMVLKKRLKDTVKNNLTISEPLIMENIMSDYRMAEPMNRLKQKTTEEKITNIFITVGIPAHIKGYQFLREAIKMAIENPEIINCITKKLYPSIAKKFDTSASKVERAIRHAIEVAWNRGKIENINSLFGVKVYSNNEKPTNGEFIALVADKMLIEGA from the coding sequence ATGCAAAAAATTAAACTTGGGATTGTAGAAGACAGCCCGCAAATTACAGGCATGCTAAAAGACTATTTTCAAAATGAAGAAGATTTTGAAATTGTCATGACGGCAACTGATGGATTGGAAGCTGTTGCCAAAATTGAACAATTCAGGCCTCATGTAGTTGTGCTAGATATTGTATTGCCCGAACTTGACGGTTTTGGGGTGATGGAAGAAGTAAAAGGTTATACGCCGAAATACTTGATCTTGAGTGCGTTGAGCCAGGAAAGTTTTATCTCAAAGGCGTTAAAGTTAGGGGCTTCATACTATATGATAAAACCTTTTGACTTTATGGTTTTGAAAAAAAGGCTTAAGGATACTGTAAAAAACAATCTAACTATTTCTGAACCTTTAATCATGGAAAACATTATGTCTGATTATCGTATGGCAGAACCTATGAACAGACTAAAACAAAAAACGACAGAAGAAAAAATAACAAATATCTTCATAACAGTAGGTATTCCAGCGCATATCAAGGGCTATCAATTTTTGAGAGAAGCCATAAAAATGGCAATTGAAAATCCAGAAATCATTAATTGTATAACAAAGAAGTTGTATCCTTCAATTGCTAAAAAGTTTGACACAAGCGCATCTAAAGTTGAGCGTGCTATCCGTCATGCAATTGAAGTTGCTTGGAACAGAGGCAAGATTGAAAACATCAATTCGTTATTTGGGGTAAAGGTTTACAGCAATAATGAAAAGCCTACTAATGGTGAATTTATAGCTCTTGTAGCTGACAAGATGCTTATAGAAGGGGCATAA